The Leptolyngbyaceae cyanobacterium genome has a window encoding:
- the glmM gene encoding phosphoglucosamine mutase, which translates to MVKTPVRTQLFSGSQLPLGSGDSLSSLKQINLNSANNPLNLPATPLFGTDGIRGRVGDLLNAELALHIGFWAGQVLQSNGNSTGPVIVGQDTRNSSDMLAMALAAGLTSAGLEVWHLGVCPTPCVAYLSSVSQAAGGIMISASHNPPEDNGIKIFGPDGTKLSKELQAEIEAGLRRNHSLSPEASNWGKHFDRQDLVSTYAESLQKPLLPEIDLRGMRIVLDLAWGAAVNLAPQVFASMGAEVISLHDVADGDRINVNCGSTHLEPLKTAVRQYNADLGFAFDGDADRVLAVDAQGRVVDGDYILYFWGKTLSQAQQLPKNMIVATVMANLGFEKAWKNLGGEFLRTAVGDQYVHAEMLRQGAMLGGEQSGHILCRHYGVSGDGLLTSLHLAALVKRMNASLSQLIDSSFQTYPQLLKNVRVEDRERRLNWKNCDRLTSTIAQAEADMADRGRVLVRASGTEPLIRVMVEAVSADLADRWANNLVAAVQQYLVA; encoded by the coding sequence ATGGTTAAAACCCCCGTGCGGACTCAGCTTTTTAGTGGCTCTCAATTGCCACTAGGCTCAGGAGATTCATTATCATCGTTAAAACAAATCAATCTTAATTCTGCGAACAATCCCCTGAATTTACCTGCAACGCCTTTGTTTGGTACGGATGGAATTCGCGGCAGAGTAGGCGATTTGCTCAATGCCGAATTAGCCCTGCATATTGGTTTTTGGGCTGGTCAAGTGCTGCAAAGTAATGGCAATAGTACTGGGCCGGTGATTGTAGGGCAAGATACTAGAAACTCCAGCGATATGTTAGCAATGGCCTTAGCTGCCGGTCTGACTTCAGCTGGACTGGAAGTTTGGCATTTGGGGGTGTGTCCTACTCCATGCGTAGCTTATTTGAGCAGCGTTTCTCAGGCGGCGGGTGGAATCATGATCTCTGCCAGCCATAATCCGCCAGAAGATAATGGGATTAAGATTTTTGGCCCAGATGGTACTAAGCTGTCGAAAGAATTACAAGCAGAAATTGAAGCGGGGCTGCGAAGAAATCATAGCCTTAGTCCGGAAGCAAGTAATTGGGGAAAACATTTCGATCGCCAAGATTTAGTCAGTACTTATGCTGAATCGCTGCAAAAACCCCTGTTACCGGAAATCGATTTGCGGGGGATGCGAATCGTGCTGGATTTGGCGTGGGGTGCAGCGGTTAACTTGGCACCGCAGGTGTTTGCTTCGATGGGGGCTGAGGTAATTTCGTTGCACGATGTTGCTGATGGCGATCGCATTAATGTTAACTGCGGTTCTACTCATTTGGAACCGTTGAAAACAGCCGTCCGGCAATATAATGCGGATTTGGGATTTGCTTTTGATGGCGATGCCGATCGGGTTTTAGCGGTAGATGCCCAAGGTAGAGTAGTTGATGGGGATTACATCCTCTATTTCTGGGGGAAAACTCTTTCTCAAGCGCAACAATTACCCAAAAACATGATCGTTGCTACGGTGATGGCTAATTTGGGATTTGAGAAAGCGTGGAAAAATTTGGGCGGTGAATTCCTGCGAACTGCGGTAGGGGATCAATACGTTCATGCGGAAATGCTCCGTCAAGGTGCTATGTTGGGCGGGGAGCAATCGGGGCATATCCTTTGCCGTCATTACGGAGTAAGCGGCGACGGTTTGTTGACTTCTTTGCATTTAGCTGCATTGGTCAAACGGATGAATGCTTCTTTATCCCAATTGATCGATAGTAGTTTCCAAACTTATCCCCAATTATTGAAAAACGTGCGGGTGGAGGATCGGGAACGTCGGCTGAATTGGAAAAATTGCGATCGGTTGACTAGTACTATAGCTCAAGCAGAAGCAGATATGGCCGATCGAGGACGGGTACTAGTTCGGGCTTCCGGTACGGAACCTCTGATTCGCGTTATGGTGGAAGCTGTTAGTGCTGATTTAGCCGATCGCTGGGCTAACAATTTAGTCGCAGCCGTGCAGCAATATCTCGTAGCCTAG
- a CDS encoding DUF3177 family protein, translating into MQDPWFKPLVWMDYKLALLFTLIIPLILLIWAFVGKMEAIQRLLIIYWRVASLLAITIYLMIAAIPISFISGILARILIPISVWFWTDINEEINDLPARPLKLALTSWRWAISVYCTLSAIAQIPFLGCAISARQAVLENPSCRVWLDPPWAYKLLFHPQPGNQGFLGFLGVVGLIIYVAYFGYFLFVRLAKEGRTAIEQ; encoded by the coding sequence ATGCAAGACCCTTGGTTTAAACCGCTAGTCTGGATGGACTACAAACTAGCACTGTTATTCACGCTGATTATTCCTTTAATTCTACTGATTTGGGCTTTTGTCGGAAAGATGGAAGCCATTCAACGTTTGTTAATTATCTACTGGCGAGTAGCGAGTCTATTAGCAATCACAATTTATTTAATGATAGCTGCTATTCCTATTAGCTTTATTTCAGGTATTTTAGCTCGGATATTAATACCGATATCTGTCTGGTTTTGGACGGATATTAACGAAGAGATTAATGACTTACCTGCTCGGCCACTGAAATTGGCTCTCACATCTTGGCGGTGGGCAATTTCCGTTTATTGCACTTTGAGTGCTATAGCGCAAATTCCTTTTTTAGGATGCGCTATTTCTGCCAGACAAGCCGTACTGGAAAACCCGTCTTGCCGAGTTTGGTTAGATCCACCTTGGGCTTACAAATTACTATTTCATCCCCAGCCTGGTAATCAAGGATTTTTGGGCTTTTTAGGGGTAGTGGGATTGATTATTTACGTAGCTTATTTTGGTTATTTCTTGTTTGTCAGATTGGCAAAAGAAGGACGCACGGCGATCGAACAGTAA
- a CDS encoding Calvin cycle protein CP12 — MSNIQEKIEQELEQAREVCDVKGSNSKECAAAWDAVEELQAEASHQRQVKPKTSLEQFCDANPEAAECRIYED; from the coding sequence ATGAGCAACATCCAAGAGAAAATCGAACAAGAACTAGAGCAGGCTCGTGAAGTCTGCGATGTTAAGGGTAGCAACTCCAAAGAATGCGCTGCTGCTTGGGACGCTGTAGAAGAATTGCAAGCAGAAGCTTCTCACCAACGACAAGTTAAGCCGAAAACTTCTTTAGAGCAATTTTGCGATGCTAACCCCGAAGCCGCTGAGTGCCGGATTTACGAGGACTAA
- a CDS encoding FIST N-terminal domain-containing protein, with the protein MTNQLKWANALSTRPSLEAAVEEVAERASESLGVSADLAVVFISSAFTSEYSRLMPLLQEVLPVPVVIGCGGGGVIGMNRQGEAQEVEGEPGLSLTLMSLPGVNIRAFHIQPESLPDLDSPPDAWIDTIGVLPQANPHFILLADPFSSAINDLCQGLDFAYPGSIKVGGLASGGSMVGSSGLFCNYRLYREGTVGVALSGNIVLESIVAQGCRPIGQPYRVTEGERNVVMGLEEQANACDISGKSRKPLDALRDLIQTLSEEDRMLAQNSLFVGVARDEFKLDLEHGDFLIRTLLGVDPRAGAIAIGDRVRSGQRIQFHLRDAHTSAEDLEMLLKRYQRQHPNSDAVGALMFSCLGRGEGLYGCPNFDSRLFRRYLSNVPVGGFFCNGEIGPVGGSTFLHGYTSVFGICRNL; encoded by the coding sequence ATGACTAATCAGCTTAAATGGGCGAATGCGCTGTCAACTCGTCCTTCTTTGGAAGCGGCTGTTGAAGAAGTGGCAGAACGCGCCAGCGAATCTCTAGGAGTTAGCGCAGATTTGGCGGTAGTCTTTATTTCATCTGCTTTTACCAGTGAATATAGCAGGCTGATGCCTCTATTGCAGGAAGTACTGCCCGTACCGGTGGTCATTGGATGCGGTGGGGGTGGCGTGATCGGGATGAATCGCCAGGGAGAAGCACAGGAAGTTGAGGGAGAACCGGGATTAAGCCTGACTCTGATGTCCTTACCAGGGGTAAATATTCGTGCTTTTCACATTCAGCCGGAATCTTTGCCCGATTTAGATAGCCCGCCAGATGCTTGGATCGATACGATCGGCGTACTGCCCCAAGCTAATCCCCACTTTATTTTGCTAGCCGATCCTTTTTCCTCTGCGATCAACGATCTCTGCCAAGGATTGGATTTCGCTTATCCAGGATCGATTAAAGTGGGAGGACTCGCTAGCGGTGGCAGCATGGTGGGCAGTAGCGGTTTATTCTGTAACTACCGACTTTACCGCGAAGGAACCGTTGGTGTGGCCTTAAGCGGGAATATAGTTTTAGAGAGTATCGTGGCTCAGGGATGCCGTCCGATCGGTCAACCATATCGCGTCACGGAAGGAGAACGCAATGTGGTAATGGGATTGGAGGAACAAGCCAATGCTTGCGATATCAGCGGAAAATCGCGCAAACCTTTAGATGCTTTGCGAGACTTGATTCAAACTCTTAGTGAAGAGGATCGGATGCTAGCCCAGAATTCTTTATTTGTGGGGGTGGCGCGAGATGAATTCAAGTTGGATTTGGAACATGGCGATTTTTTAATTCGCACTTTGCTGGGAGTCGATCCCAGAGCAGGCGCGATCGCGATCGGCGATCGGGTTCGTTCGGGGCAGCGTATCCAATTTCACTTGCGAGATGCCCATACTTCAGCAGAAGACTTGGAAATGCTACTCAAACGCTATCAACGACAACATCCCAATTCCGATGCCGTTGGTGCTTTGATGTTCTCCTGTTTGGGCAGAGGAGAAGGATTATATGGATGTCCTAATTTTGACTCCCGGCTGTTCCGCCGCTACTTAAGCAACGTTCCCGTGGGCGGTTTCTTCTGTAACGGAGAAATTGGCCCAGTCGGAGGTAGCACCTTCCTACACGGTTATACTTCCGTCTTTGGCATTTGCCGAAATTTGTAG
- a CDS encoding metallophosphoesterase: protein MSLNFRFAVVSDLHVALPQTIWDSPHRFHLVEVSIPALEMVFNHLEQLNLDFLLLPGDLTQHGEPDNHAWLASRLSELPFPVYVVPGNHDVPYLHKAENAIACVDFPHYYQKFGYDDPSQIYYTCEILPGVRLIGLNSNQFDDEGKQLAQGRLDEPQLNWLKQVLADASEELVLVMVHHNIVEHLPGQSRHSMGRRYMLENAPELLEILQNRVQLIFTGHLHVQDVACQQGIYDITTGSLVSYPHPYRILQFRSDELGRKWLQLETHQLKSLPDWPELPQLSRQWMADRSFSFMLRLLTEPPLSLPRTTAEELAPSLQYFWADIAGGDAIFDFAHFPPMVRRFFNSFSAISANGTPTFIDNHATLLLS from the coding sequence ATGAGTCTAAATTTCCGCTTTGCGGTGGTGAGCGACTTGCACGTTGCCCTGCCTCAAACTATCTGGGATAGTCCACATCGCTTTCATCTAGTGGAAGTCAGTATTCCAGCATTGGAAATGGTTTTCAACCATTTGGAACAACTGAATTTGGATTTTTTATTGCTGCCGGGGGATCTCACCCAGCACGGAGAACCGGATAATCACGCTTGGTTGGCCTCACGTTTATCCGAGTTGCCTTTTCCAGTTTACGTGGTGCCGGGGAATCATGATGTCCCTTATTTGCATAAAGCGGAAAATGCGATCGCTTGCGTAGATTTTCCACACTACTATCAGAAGTTTGGCTACGACGATCCCAGCCAAATTTATTACACTTGCGAAATTTTGCCAGGGGTGCGCTTAATCGGGCTGAATTCCAATCAGTTCGATGACGAGGGAAAACAGCTAGCACAGGGGCGTCTGGATGAGCCACAATTGAACTGGCTAAAACAAGTTTTAGCAGACGCATCAGAAGAATTAGTGCTGGTGATGGTGCATCACAACATCGTCGAACACCTGCCCGGGCAATCTCGCCATTCAATGGGGCGTCGGTATATGTTAGAAAATGCGCCGGAATTGTTGGAAATTTTGCAAAATCGGGTTCAACTGATATTTACCGGGCATTTGCACGTTCAAGATGTCGCTTGCCAGCAAGGAATATACGATATTACTACTGGTTCTCTAGTTAGTTATCCTCATCCTTACCGCATTTTGCAGTTCCGTAGCGATGAACTAGGCAGAAAGTGGTTGCAATTAGAAACTCATCAGCTAAAGTCCTTACCGGATTGGCCGGAATTACCCCAATTATCTCGTCAATGGATGGCCGATCGCAGTTTTTCCTTCATGCTCAGGCTGCTCACCGAACCTCCATTAAGTTTGCCCCGAACTACCGCTGAGGAACTTGCGCCCAGTTTGCAATATTTCTGGGCTGATATTGCGGGTGGGGATGCCATTTTTGACTTTGCTCATTTTCCACCTATGGTGCGTCGTTTTTTTAATAGCTTCAGCGCTATTAGTGCGAATGGCACGCCCACCTTTATTGATAATCACGCTACTTTGCTATTGTCCTAG
- the trmB gene encoding tRNA (guanosine(46)-N7)-methyltransferase TrmB, with the protein MAAVRVRQHVNPLSNKYQVTTSPPDWNQIYADLTQPLFLDIGCARGNFILQMAQLQPNWNFLGLEIREPLVEEANKQRDKLALKNLHYLFGNANNSLGHLLSSLPAGILQRVAIQFPDPWFKKRHHKRRVVQSGMVNDLAIYLVPKGWVFIQSDIKEVAVEMCDRFSENPTFYRQTSQWLEINPLPVPTERELSTLSRGEPVYRALFIKKD; encoded by the coding sequence TTGGCAGCTGTTCGAGTTCGCCAACACGTTAACCCCCTCAGTAACAAGTATCAAGTTACCACCAGTCCCCCTGATTGGAATCAGATTTATGCTGATTTGACACAACCCTTGTTTTTAGACATCGGTTGTGCTAGAGGAAATTTTATTTTACAAATGGCACAGTTACAACCCAATTGGAATTTCTTAGGATTAGAAATTCGCGAACCTTTAGTCGAAGAAGCCAACAAGCAAAGAGATAAACTGGCATTAAAAAATCTTCATTACTTGTTTGGTAATGCTAACAACTCGCTCGGACATTTATTAAGTTCTTTACCCGCCGGAATATTGCAGCGCGTAGCAATTCAATTTCCCGATCCCTGGTTTAAGAAACGCCATCACAAACGGCGAGTAGTACAATCAGGAATGGTTAACGATTTAGCCATTTATCTGGTTCCTAAAGGATGGGTATTTATTCAATCCGATATCAAAGAAGTAGCAGTAGAGATGTGCGATCGCTTTAGCGAAAATCCCACTTTCTATCGACAAACTTCCCAATGGCTAGAAATTAACCCCTTACCAGTTCCCACCGAAAGAGAACTCTCTACTCTATCGCGAGGAGAACCAGTTTATCGCGCCTTATTCATCAAAAAAGATTAG
- a CDS encoding glycosyltransferase family 39 protein — protein MEKSFDRLITSVGKYSQQHPEIKWVLSFLWLILIGWLAFFWNLGNIGLIDETEPLFVEAARQMVVTGDWITPYFNGETRFDKPALIYWLMAVAYKIVGVNEWGARLPSALAAFALAAMAFYTLRYFGFPSPATLVNQQQEKEEKFTDRFSLWLSAWIGAALIALHPLTIVWARTGVSDMLLSACMGMGLLSFFLGYARKNDPEKSLPISDSRFSISPKFWYLSFYILIALAVLTKGPVGIVLPVLIIAAFLVYLGNWREVLAEAQLLTGSVIFCAIALPWYVLVILRNGNAYIDSFFGYHNIERFTQVVNRHSAPWYFYFLVVLVGFFPWSVYLPLAIARLKFWQRRHWQNSPRATHLGLFAFFWFAVIFGFFTIAVTKLPSYVLPLMPAAAILVALLFGQQISLIIEHRSLGKNPGLFWSGIFNVVLLLAVACVILYSPNLIGYDPAVPNLYKLVERSNLPIRGFLIWGLTSLGAVILLLRRRWQPFLVGVNLAGFLAFLIFVLTPGYFLVDEARQLPLRELATVVTQVRQPGEELIMVGFKKPSLVFYTKQSVNFFKSFEEAFAYIEQPANPQRNSSSVLLLTQSNKIDPVILQRLKYQKLADASAYELLRVSRKPRSNG, from the coding sequence ATGGAAAAAAGTTTCGATCGCTTGATTACCTCTGTAGGAAAATATTCGCAACAGCATCCCGAAATCAAATGGGTGCTGTCCTTTTTGTGGTTGATATTGATTGGTTGGCTGGCATTTTTCTGGAATTTAGGCAATATTGGTCTGATTGACGAAACAGAACCCTTATTTGTGGAAGCTGCTCGCCAAATGGTGGTAACTGGTGATTGGATCACGCCCTATTTTAATGGGGAAACTCGTTTTGACAAGCCTGCTTTAATTTACTGGTTGATGGCAGTTGCTTATAAAATCGTGGGAGTAAATGAGTGGGGGGCGCGACTGCCCTCTGCTTTAGCGGCTTTTGCTCTGGCTGCAATGGCTTTTTACACGCTAAGGTATTTTGGTTTTCCTTCTCCAGCTACGCTGGTAAATCAGCAACAGGAGAAGGAGGAAAAATTTACCGATCGCTTTTCTCTTTGGTTATCAGCTTGGATAGGTGCGGCTTTAATAGCTTTGCATCCTCTGACCATTGTTTGGGCAAGAACTGGCGTTTCGGATATGCTGTTGAGTGCCTGTATGGGAATGGGATTGTTATCATTTTTTCTGGGATATGCGCGAAAAAACGATCCGGAAAAGAGTTTGCCGATTTCCGATTCCCGATTTTCCATTTCTCCCAAATTCTGGTATTTATCCTTTTATATTTTGATTGCTTTAGCGGTTCTTACGAAAGGGCCTGTAGGAATTGTTTTACCCGTTTTGATTATCGCTGCTTTTCTAGTTTATTTGGGTAATTGGCGAGAAGTTTTGGCGGAAGCGCAATTACTAACGGGTAGTGTGATTTTTTGCGCGATCGCTTTGCCTTGGTATGTTTTAGTTATTTTGCGTAACGGTAATGCTTATATTGATTCGTTTTTTGGATATCACAATATCGAAAGGTTTACTCAGGTAGTTAATCGCCATTCTGCCCCCTGGTATTTTTATTTTCTAGTGGTACTGGTGGGATTTTTTCCTTGGTCGGTTTATTTACCTTTGGCGATCGCGCGTTTAAAATTTTGGCAGCGCCGCCATTGGCAAAACTCTCCCCGTGCTACTCATCTGGGCTTATTTGCCTTTTTTTGGTTTGCGGTAATCTTTGGCTTTTTTACGATCGCGGTTACCAAACTTCCCAGTTACGTATTACCTTTGATGCCTGCGGCTGCTATTTTAGTAGCGCTTTTGTTCGGTCAACAAATTTCTTTAATTATCGAACATCGGTCATTAGGAAAAAATCCGGGTCTGTTCTGGAGCGGGATTTTTAATGTAGTGCTTTTGTTAGCAGTGGCGTGTGTAATTCTTTATAGCCCTAATTTAATTGGATACGATCCAGCCGTACCGAACCTTTATAAATTGGTTGAGCGATCGAATTTACCAATTCGCGGATTTTTAATTTGGGGTTTAACTAGCCTTGGTGCAGTTATCTTATTGCTGCGACGGCGTTGGCAGCCTTTTTTAGTAGGCGTAAATTTGGCTGGTTTTTTGGCTTTTTTAATTTTTGTCTTAACTCCCGGTTATTTTTTAGTTGATGAAGCGCGTCAGTTACCTTTGCGGGAATTAGCTACTGTGGTTACCCAGGTACGGCAACCGGGAGAAGAGTTAATTATGGTTGGCTTTAAAAAGCCTAGTTTGGTATTTTATACAAAGCAATCGGTAAATTTTTTCAAAAGTTTTGAAGAAGCTTTTGCTTACATCGAACAACCTGCTAACCCTCAAAGAAATTCGTCTTCAGTTCTACTCTTAACTCAATCTAACAAGATCGATCCGGTCATTTTACAGCGTCTTAAATACCAAAAATTAGCCGATGCTAGCGCTTATGAGTTATTACGAGTTTCTCGGAAGCCACGGTCTAACGGATAG
- a CDS encoding transposase, whose protein sequence is MLVLEYKAKASKNQYKAIDEAIRTVQFIRNKCLRYWMDAPRDSKINYAVLSKYSTELRNEFNFVKSLNSTAVQASAERAWLAISRFLGNCKSNKPGKKGFPKFQKDNRSVEYKTSGWSLHPTKRRITFTDKKCIGELKLLGKWDIHTYPVKSIKRVRIVKKADGFYVQFCLGIDVKKETRVADGEIGLDVGIEYFYSDSNGYHEPNPQFLRKSEKAIKHAQRQICKKEKGKNQRQKARVRYARKHLRVSRQRNEHALMIARNVCKLNSLVVYEYLNIKGMVKNHCLAKSINDAAWSNFCQWLEYFAVKFDTKAVAVPPHYTSQKCSDCGAIVKKSLSTRSHKCSCGCELQRDTNAAINILNLGKNRLGHSRINATGDGTSTLLGATLVEQVLSMNVESLWL, encoded by the coding sequence ATGCTAGTTCTAGAATATAAAGCTAAAGCAAGCAAAAATCAATACAAAGCTATTGATGAAGCTATCCGGACAGTCCAATTTATCCGGAATAAATGCCTAAGATATTGGATGGATGCCCCCAGAGATAGCAAGATTAACTACGCTGTTTTAAGTAAGTATTCCACAGAGCTACGCAACGAGTTTAATTTTGTTAAATCTCTCAATTCAACGGCAGTACAAGCTTCGGCAGAAAGAGCATGGTTAGCAATTTCTAGATTTTTGGGGAATTGCAAATCTAACAAACCAGGTAAAAAGGGTTTTCCCAAATTTCAAAAAGATAATCGCTCTGTTGAATACAAGACGAGTGGTTGGTCGCTTCATCCAACAAAAAGACGGATTACCTTTACCGATAAAAAATGTATTGGTGAATTGAAGTTGTTAGGCAAATGGGATATACATACATATCCTGTTAAATCTATTAAAAGAGTCAGGATTGTAAAAAAAGCTGATGGCTTCTACGTTCAATTTTGCTTGGGTATAGATGTTAAAAAAGAAACTAGAGTAGCTGATGGTGAAATAGGGCTAGATGTGGGAATCGAGTATTTTTACTCTGATTCTAACGGCTACCACGAACCAAACCCGCAGTTTTTAAGAAAATCTGAAAAAGCGATTAAACACGCTCAGAGACAAATTTGTAAAAAGGAGAAAGGGAAGAATCAACGACAAAAAGCACGGGTTAGATATGCTCGAAAACATTTAAGGGTAAGTAGACAACGGAATGAACACGCTCTCATGATTGCGCGTAACGTATGCAAGCTTAACAGCTTAGTGGTCTATGAATACTTAAATATTAAGGGCATGGTAAAAAATCACTGTCTTGCCAAGTCAATCAATGATGCAGCTTGGTCTAATTTTTGTCAATGGTTAGAATATTTTGCTGTGAAATTCGACACGAAAGCTGTTGCTGTTCCACCTCACTACACATCACAAAAATGTAGTGATTGTGGTGCGATAGTTAAAAAATCTCTCTCAACTCGTAGCCATAAATGTAGTTGTGGATGTGAGCTACAAAGAGATACAAACGCAGCAATAAATATTCTGAATTTAGGTAAAAATAGGTTGGGACACAGCCGAATTAACGCTACAGGAGATGGAACCTCTACTTTGCTTGGGGCGACCCTGGTGGAGCAAGTTTTGTCAATGAATGTAGAATCCCTGTGGCTTTAG
- a CDS encoding DUF565 domain-containing protein translates to MQNTRLNKLVDVISSQMGSWFINPWRRISLLAISLLFGIFLGTAIPTTAGQAADWDILGAGLLVGFTELTSRIFYGVFRRKASSSLLAAMLNALKIGLTYSLFIEAFKLGS, encoded by the coding sequence ATGCAAAATACTCGATTGAATAAACTAGTAGATGTGATTAGCTCTCAGATGGGAAGCTGGTTTATCAACCCTTGGCGGCGGATTTCCCTGTTGGCTATCAGCTTACTGTTCGGTATTTTTTTGGGAACGGCGATTCCTACTACTGCCGGACAAGCTGCGGATTGGGATATTCTTGGGGCTGGATTGTTAGTGGGATTTACAGAGTTAACAAGCCGCATTTTTTATGGTGTTTTTCGCCGCAAAGCTTCTAGTTCTCTGTTGGCAGCGATGTTAAATGCGCTCAAGATTGGTTTGACTTACAGTTTGTTTATTGAAGCTTTCAAGTTGGGGTCTTGA
- a CDS encoding glycerate kinase — MARENDSLAEILQNLRSGKSISEFERKKLLFWLLEDNLRAKAFGITSENVGEICQKRSQIFSSVSSKVIQFCQNKGFYNQNRVLETLWNLWLPLAIQLAECRQNLARPLIQGILGGQGTGKTTLAAILILILDHLGYRTLGLSLDDLYKTYEERRLLQARDPRLLWRGPPGTHDVDLGIEVLDELRKQRGVVEVPRFDKSAWGGIGDRTQPEIVENIDIVLFEGWFVGVEPIDPSAFENAPPPIITPADRDFARDMNAKLTDYLPLWERLDRLMVLYPVDYRLSQQWRRQAEREMVSLSKSGMSDEMVDRFVEYFWRSIHPELFVKPLTRNSTRVDLVIEINGDRSLGVVYRPCDRLI, encoded by the coding sequence ATGGCTCGAGAAAATGATTCCCTCGCTGAAATTTTGCAAAATTTAAGGTCGGGAAAATCTATATCGGAATTTGAACGAAAAAAACTTTTATTTTGGTTGCTAGAGGATAATTTACGGGCGAAAGCATTTGGGATTACTTCTGAGAATGTGGGAGAAATTTGCCAAAAGCGATCGCAAATTTTCTCCTCTGTTAGCAGTAAAGTAATTCAATTTTGCCAAAATAAAGGTTTTTATAACCAAAATAGGGTTTTAGAAACTCTCTGGAATCTCTGGCTTCCCCTGGCTATCCAATTAGCAGAATGTCGTCAAAATTTAGCACGCCCGCTGATTCAGGGCATTTTGGGCGGACAAGGCACTGGCAAAACTACTCTAGCTGCTATTTTAATCTTAATTCTCGACCATCTCGGTTATCGAACGCTCGGCCTTTCCCTGGATGACCTTTACAAAACTTATGAGGAAAGACGACTGCTGCAAGCGCGAGACCCCCGTTTGCTTTGGCGTGGGCCACCCGGAACCCACGATGTTGATTTGGGGATCGAAGTTTTAGACGAGTTACGAAAGCAACGGGGTGTGGTGGAAGTTCCCCGCTTTGATAAATCTGCTTGGGGTGGAATTGGCGATCGCACTCAGCCAGAAATCGTGGAAAATATTGATATCGTTCTGTTTGAAGGTTGGTTTGTCGGCGTGGAACCGATCGATCCCAGTGCTTTCGAGAATGCCCCACCGCCTATTATCACCCCAGCCGATCGCGATTTTGCCCGCGATATGAATGCCAAGCTGACAGATTATTTGCCTTTATGGGAAAGGTTAGATCGTTTAATGGTGCTGTATCCAGTGGATTATCGCCTTTCTCAGCAGTGGCGGCGACAAGCGGAAAGGGAGATGGTTTCCTTAAGTAAATCTGGAATGTCAGATGAAATGGTGGATCGATTTGTAGAGTATTTCTGGCGTAGCATCCACCCAGAACTGTTTGTTAAGCCTTTAACTAGAAACTCAACCAGGGTAGATTTAGTCATCGAAATCAATGGGGATCGCTCTCTAGGAGTGGTATATCGCCCCTGCGATCGCTTAATTTAA
- a CDS encoding DUF2062 domain-containing protein, whose protein sequence is MSRKSQQRLLTQPTKTIFTSHRQSKRFRQNWRRKLHYFYLRFLRLRGSPESIARGLAAGVFAGLFPFIATQTLIAILIAALIRGNKIVAAAATWISNPFTAVPLYAFNFQIGRWLLNSQETFSPEDFHSWENMMDLGSEFLTDLLLGCLVVATIASISTYFVGLRIIQRVRNRKRRRKSIDAVDYLS, encoded by the coding sequence ATGTCTAGAAAATCTCAGCAGCGGTTACTCACCCAACCGACAAAAACTATATTTACTTCCCATCGTCAGTCCAAACGCTTCCGACAGAATTGGCGGCGTAAATTACATTACTTTTACTTGCGCTTTCTTCGCTTGCGCGGAAGTCCGGAATCGATCGCAAGAGGTTTAGCTGCGGGAGTTTTTGCCGGGTTATTTCCCTTCATCGCTACCCAAACTTTAATTGCGATTCTGATTGCCGCTTTAATCAGAGGAAATAAAATTGTCGCCGCCGCAGCTACTTGGATCAGTAACCCTTTTACTGCCGTACCTCTTTATGCCTTTAACTTCCAAATTGGTAGGTGGTTATTAAATTCTCAAGAAACTTTTTCTCCAGAAGATTTTCACTCCTGGGAAAATATGATGGATCTGGGATCTGAGTTTTTAACAGACCTCCTCTTAGGTTGTTTGGTAGTAGCAACCATCGCTAGTATTAGTACTTATTTTGTAGGTTTAAGGATTATTCAGCGGGTGCGAAATCGCAAGCGACGCCGTAAGTCAATCGACGCGGTTGATTATTTATCATAA